One region of Sulfuriroseicoccus oceanibius genomic DNA includes:
- a CDS encoding UDP-glucose 6-dehydrogenase, whose protein sequence is MTTPTDVKRICCIGAGYVGGPTMAMIAAKCPDIRVDVCDINQPRIDAWNSDELPVYEPGLDEVVAGARGKNLFFTTAVEESIAAADLIFVSVGTPTKSYGIGAGRAADLCYIESAARMIAENANGPKIIVEKSTIPVRTAEAIRTILAANSENGQFQVLSNPEFLAEGTAVEDLEAPDRILIGGERTPEGDAAVESLVRVYANWVPRERILTTNLWSSELSKLVANAFLAQRISSINAISALCEETGADVDEVARAIGSDSRIGPKFLKASVGFGGSCFQKDILNLVYLCDHFGLPEVAKYWNSVVTMNDWQKERFSTRIVKTLFNTVRGKRIGVLGFAFKKDTNDTRESAAIYVCRDLLLEGANIALYDPKVPVSTIRADLNYVGISDEVIDKQLTICDSAVEATKAAHGVAVLTEWDEFKTLDFDTIYDNMFKPAFVFDGRNILPHDELRAKGFEVYAIGKG, encoded by the coding sequence ATGACCACCCCAACAGACGTGAAGCGAATCTGCTGCATTGGAGCAGGATATGTCGGCGGACCGACCATGGCGATGATTGCCGCCAAGTGCCCGGATATTCGTGTCGACGTGTGCGATATCAACCAGCCACGTATCGATGCTTGGAATTCCGACGAGCTGCCAGTGTATGAGCCAGGTTTGGACGAAGTTGTGGCAGGAGCCCGTGGCAAGAACCTCTTCTTCACCACCGCGGTGGAAGAGTCGATCGCCGCAGCGGATTTGATTTTCGTTTCCGTGGGAACACCGACCAAGTCGTATGGTATCGGCGCAGGTCGTGCAGCTGACCTTTGCTACATCGAGAGCGCAGCCCGCATGATCGCGGAGAACGCGAATGGTCCGAAGATCATCGTGGAAAAGAGCACGATCCCAGTGCGTACTGCCGAGGCGATCCGCACGATCCTGGCGGCCAACTCGGAGAACGGTCAGTTCCAGGTCTTGTCGAACCCAGAGTTCCTTGCGGAAGGAACCGCCGTCGAGGACCTCGAAGCTCCGGACCGTATTTTGATCGGTGGCGAGCGCACACCGGAAGGCGACGCAGCAGTTGAGTCGCTGGTTCGCGTTTACGCAAACTGGGTGCCGCGTGAGCGCATTCTTACCACCAACCTGTGGTCGTCCGAGCTTTCGAAGCTGGTTGCCAACGCATTCCTGGCTCAGCGTATTTCGTCGATCAACGCGATCTCGGCGCTGTGCGAAGAGACTGGCGCAGATGTGGACGAAGTGGCCCGCGCGATCGGATCCGACTCGCGCATTGGACCAAAGTTCCTCAAGGCATCGGTCGGTTTCGGCGGATCGTGCTTCCAGAAGGACATTCTGAACCTGGTCTACCTCTGCGACCACTTCGGTCTGCCAGAAGTCGCCAAGTACTGGAACAGCGTGGTCACCATGAACGACTGGCAGAAGGAGCGCTTCTCCACCCGCATCGTGAAGACACTCTTCAACACCGTGCGTGGCAAGCGCATCGGCGTGCTCGGCTTCGCGTTCAAGAAGGACACCAACGACACCCGCGAGTCGGCTGCGATTTACGTCTGCCGCGACTTGTTGCTCGAGGGCGCGAACATTGCACTCTACGATCCGAAGGTGCCGGTTTCGACCATCCGAGCCGATTTGAACTACGTCGGTATCAGCGACGAGGTGATCGACAAGCAGTTGACCATTTGTGACAGCGCGGTGGAAGCCACCAAGGCAGCTCACGGTGTGGCGGTGCTTACCGAGTGGGACGAGTTCAAGACGCTCGATTTCGACACCATTTACGACAACATGTTCAAGCCGGCCTTCGTGTTCGATGGCCGCAACATCCTGCCGCATGACGAGCTTCGGGCCAAAGGCTTCGAGGTCTACGCCATCGGCAAGGGCTAA
- a CDS encoding WecB/TagA/CpsF family glycosyltransferase, whose translation MKRISVIGLPVACTTYAGAVAWVKAAALKADRAYAVEAANTHVAALARNDGGFGDVMAQFDLICPDGMPLVWALNRQLPDGEKLKDRVYGPTLMLEVMRATQGDPRFRHFLFGGKQSTLDQLETRFGEQFPDTTIAGSYSPPFGEWPDDELERVCGMIRESRANLVWVGLGCPKQERWIASNKEQLPPAVYFGIGAAFAFHAGEVKQAPALVQRLGLEWLFRLCAEPRRLFQRYFKYNSLFIYYLLGGK comes from the coding sequence ATGAAGCGGATTTCTGTGATTGGCTTGCCAGTTGCCTGCACGACGTATGCGGGGGCGGTAGCCTGGGTGAAAGCGGCCGCACTCAAGGCAGACCGCGCCTACGCGGTGGAGGCTGCGAACACACATGTGGCGGCACTCGCCCGGAATGATGGTGGGTTCGGTGATGTGATGGCGCAATTTGACCTCATCTGCCCGGACGGGATGCCTTTGGTGTGGGCGCTGAACCGGCAGTTGCCCGATGGAGAGAAGCTGAAAGACCGAGTCTACGGTCCTACGTTGATGCTCGAAGTGATGCGGGCGACGCAGGGTGATCCGCGGTTCCGCCACTTTTTGTTTGGCGGAAAGCAGAGCACACTCGACCAGCTGGAAACCCGATTCGGTGAGCAGTTTCCGGACACGACCATCGCCGGGAGTTATTCGCCGCCATTTGGCGAATGGCCGGACGACGAGTTGGAGCGGGTTTGTGGAATGATCCGCGAATCCCGGGCGAACCTGGTGTGGGTGGGGCTTGGCTGTCCGAAGCAGGAGCGTTGGATTGCTTCAAACAAAGAGCAACTTCCTCCTGCGGTCTATTTTGGGATCGGTGCTGCGTTTGCTTTCCATGCCGGCGAAGTGAAGCAGGCTCCGGCGTTGGTTCAAAGGCTAGGCCTTGAGTGGTTGTTCCGGCTTTGTGCCGAGCCCCGCCGGCTTTTCCAGCGCTACTTCAAATACAACTCACTTTTTATCTACTACCTCCTGGGTGGAAAATAG
- a CDS encoding NAD-dependent epimerase/dehydratase family protein, which translates to MMTKAKRILVAGGGGFIGGHLAKSLIDAGHDVVVADIKPQSQWYQLHDTAENYSLNLEDKIACFKVAEGCDLVYNLACNMGGMGFIAHNRALCMESVLINTHLLMAAKEHGVGRFFYASSACVYPDYRQEDADVVALREQDAYPAMPEDGYGWEKLFSERMCKVYEEDFGLSTRVFRFHNVYGPNGTWDGGREKAPAAVCRKVIEAIDRGDHEIEIWGDGEQSRSFMYIDDCLTGLGKLMASDYNDPLNLGRSELVTINQLVSIVEEIAGVELKRKYKLDAPQGVRGRNSDNTRINDVLGWEPGIDLKTGMAKTYEWINEQYQRRKAGELVVQ; encoded by the coding sequence ATGATGACAAAAGCAAAGAGAATCCTTGTAGCAGGCGGGGGCGGCTTTATCGGCGGTCACCTGGCAAAGTCATTAATCGATGCCGGACACGATGTGGTCGTGGCGGATATCAAGCCGCAAAGTCAGTGGTATCAGCTGCACGATACGGCTGAGAATTATTCGCTCAATCTGGAGGACAAGATTGCCTGCTTCAAAGTAGCGGAAGGGTGCGACCTTGTTTATAACCTGGCGTGCAACATGGGCGGCATGGGCTTTATCGCGCACAACCGAGCGCTTTGCATGGAGTCCGTGCTGATCAACACCCATCTGCTGATGGCGGCGAAAGAACATGGCGTCGGGCGCTTCTTCTATGCTTCGTCAGCGTGCGTATACCCTGATTATCGCCAAGAGGATGCGGATGTGGTGGCGTTGCGCGAGCAGGATGCGTATCCGGCGATGCCGGAGGATGGCTATGGTTGGGAGAAGCTCTTTTCCGAACGGATGTGCAAAGTATACGAAGAAGACTTCGGGCTGAGCACCCGGGTGTTCCGCTTCCACAATGTGTATGGTCCGAATGGAACCTGGGACGGCGGTCGTGAGAAGGCACCGGCTGCGGTTTGTCGCAAGGTGATCGAGGCAATTGACCGAGGCGATCACGAAATCGAGATCTGGGGGGACGGTGAACAGAGCCGTTCGTTTATGTACATTGATGACTGTTTGACCGGTCTCGGAAAGCTGATGGCATCGGACTATAATGATCCGCTCAACCTCGGTCGCAGCGAGTTGGTAACCATTAATCAGCTGGTCTCGATTGTAGAAGAGATCGCCGGAGTGGAGTTGAAGCGAAAGTACAAACTCGATGCTCCACAGGGCGTGCGTGGGCGCAACTCTGATAACACGCGAATCAACGATGTGCTCGGCTGGGAGCCTGGTATCGATTTGAAGACTGGTATGGCAAAGACCTACGAGTGGATCAACGAACAATACCAACGCCGTAAAGCAGGAGAACTGGTGGTGCAGTAA
- a CDS encoding WecB/TagA/CpsF family glycosyltransferase, whose protein sequence is MERSEVLGVGISPMTFQQAVDRAFDAVARPGFAGYVTVTGVHGVMESQDDPELLRIHNDAYMVTPDGMPMVWMAWANGYPATERVYGPDLMLAVMNRSVSERSKHFLFGGSDGVVDQLADCLRRDVGDVRVVGKVTPPFRLLTDEEEQQLVADLQREQPHFLWVGLSTPKQERFMASFLAKYPDLTARWDHGLLLFGVGAAFDFHAGLVKQAPSWMQECGLEWFFRLCVEPRRLWKRYMKNNPRFVWKVLRRKLG, encoded by the coding sequence ATGGAACGTTCTGAGGTACTAGGGGTCGGGATCAGCCCGATGACATTCCAGCAGGCGGTCGACCGTGCATTTGATGCGGTGGCGCGGCCGGGTTTTGCGGGCTATGTGACCGTGACGGGAGTGCATGGGGTGATGGAGTCTCAGGATGATCCTGAGTTGCTGCGGATCCACAATGACGCCTACATGGTCACTCCGGACGGGATGCCGATGGTGTGGATGGCATGGGCCAATGGCTATCCAGCGACTGAGCGGGTCTATGGTCCCGATTTGATGCTTGCGGTGATGAACCGCAGCGTCAGTGAGAGATCGAAGCATTTTCTCTTCGGCGGATCTGATGGAGTGGTGGATCAGCTCGCTGATTGCCTGCGGCGTGATGTTGGCGACGTCCGCGTCGTCGGCAAAGTGACCCCTCCGTTTCGTCTGCTAACCGATGAAGAAGAGCAGCAGTTGGTGGCGGATCTGCAGCGTGAGCAGCCGCATTTCCTGTGGGTCGGACTGAGTACCCCCAAGCAGGAGCGCTTCATGGCGAGCTTTTTGGCAAAGTACCCTGATCTCACCGCCAGGTGGGACCATGGGTTGTTGCTATTTGGAGTCGGGGCGGCCTTTGACTTCCACGCGGGATTGGTCAAACAAGCGCCATCGTGGATGCAGGAATGTGGTCTCGAGTGGTTCTTCCGTCTGTGTGTCGAACCTCGGAGGTTGTGGAAACGTTATATGAAGAACAATCCGCGGTTTGTTTGGAAGGTTTTGCGGAGAAAGCTGGGCTGA
- a CDS encoding lipopolysaccharide biosynthesis protein, with the protein MNVVAIVCNVFVGLWLAPFLIRSMGVAAYGLVPLAMVFSEYVSIVAQSFNASVNRNLTVSFRQGRVREAVGIFNSSFAVLVALGVVQVIGAVFLAVHLESFVSVPDGLASDACWLFVFTAIGFTVSLISSVFSVSMYSSNRLDLMRMADVLRILTRVGLIVGLFSFGGASLAAVGVANLVASVVVLGFNLFHWKRLTPELVVDFGAVNRPAIKLLWGMGGWMLVNQVGFLLLARVDLWAVNKYLGPDEGGRYALVLQWVLLVRVMAASVTGLFGPVITMYYANNDLTKIRDAVFGGGRALCLALAVPLGMMCGFSADLLAAWVGDEFRDTGGLLALQLAPLVFSLSTLPFMAVKTAFNRVRVPGMVTCALGLLNVGLVVWIATMTEYGVIGVACVGVVVLLAKNLGFQVMYCCSVMDAGSGYYRLLLPGGVVFASVWLGASFVSSMLGGLSLLQLIVAVMVVGGIGWLLVSRLIFQGAYGAWLHEVMPGRVRRLFSKC; encoded by the coding sequence ATGAACGTTGTAGCGATTGTCTGCAACGTATTCGTGGGGTTGTGGCTTGCTCCGTTTTTGATTCGGAGCATGGGGGTAGCGGCGTATGGGCTGGTGCCGCTGGCGATGGTATTTAGCGAGTATGTGAGTATCGTCGCGCAATCGTTCAACGCATCGGTGAACCGAAACCTGACGGTTTCGTTCAGGCAGGGGAGAGTTCGTGAGGCGGTTGGTATTTTCAATAGTTCATTCGCCGTACTTGTTGCGCTGGGCGTTGTGCAGGTTATTGGCGCGGTATTTCTCGCGGTGCACTTGGAGTCGTTTGTGTCGGTTCCTGATGGGTTGGCGTCCGATGCGTGCTGGCTGTTTGTTTTCACAGCGATAGGATTTACGGTTTCGCTGATAAGTTCAGTTTTCTCGGTTTCGATGTATTCGTCGAATCGGCTGGATTTGATGCGTATGGCGGATGTCCTGCGGATCTTGACCCGGGTTGGATTGATCGTTGGGCTGTTTTCTTTTGGAGGTGCTTCTCTTGCTGCGGTCGGAGTGGCGAATCTTGTGGCGAGTGTTGTGGTCCTCGGATTCAATTTGTTCCATTGGAAGCGCCTTACCCCTGAGCTGGTGGTCGATTTTGGTGCTGTAAACCGTCCGGCAATCAAGTTGCTTTGGGGGATGGGGGGCTGGATGTTGGTCAATCAAGTGGGGTTCCTGTTGTTGGCGCGAGTGGATTTGTGGGCGGTGAACAAATATCTGGGGCCAGATGAGGGGGGGCGGTATGCGTTGGTGTTGCAGTGGGTTCTTTTGGTCAGAGTGATGGCTGCGAGTGTAACCGGGTTGTTTGGTCCGGTGATCACAATGTATTATGCCAACAACGACCTTACGAAGATCCGCGATGCGGTTTTCGGAGGAGGTCGCGCCTTGTGTTTGGCCTTGGCGGTTCCGCTGGGAATGATGTGTGGGTTCTCCGCAGATTTATTAGCGGCGTGGGTTGGTGATGAGTTCCGGGACACCGGGGGGCTCCTAGCTCTTCAATTGGCTCCGCTCGTGTTTTCGCTTTCCACTCTGCCGTTTATGGCGGTGAAAACGGCATTCAACCGAGTGCGTGTGCCGGGAATGGTAACTTGTGCGCTGGGTCTGTTGAATGTCGGCTTGGTCGTGTGGATTGCCACCATGACGGAGTACGGAGTCATTGGGGTGGCGTGTGTTGGGGTGGTGGTGCTATTGGCGAAGAACCTGGGCTTTCAGGTGATGTATTGCTGTTCGGTGATGGACGCTGGAAGCGGCTATTACAGGTTGTTGCTTCCCGGTGGTGTGGTTTTCGCATCGGTTTGGTTGGGGGCCTCGTTTGTTTCCTCAATGTTAGGCGGGTTGTCGCTTCTTCAGCTAATCGTGGCGGTGATGGTTGTTGGTGGGATTGGATGGTTATTGGTCTCCAGGTTGATATTTCAAGGGGCGTACGGTGCATGGTTGCATGAGGTGATGCCGGGACGGGTGAGGCGATTGTTTTCGAAGTGTTGA
- a CDS encoding Stf0 family sulfotransferase: MALYKDQFNGRYDFPVYEGAARKFVVIASTGRSGSHMLGHVMHETGAFGAPFEYFNLENLLEWKRIFGARSTDDVIHRLMAKRTSENGVFSMKLHYSHLLRFGGIDAFMERFPGARFIMLERQDVLRQAVSTVIARQTGVWIAGQEGSGQKPVYDAAAIDKALGEIILDTASWRYDLSTRGLRKAELRFEDFCGDVPGGIQGIADFCEVNLPTLPETPVTTKQSGAINAEWAERFIRENAGGSLIRRRWELLKRLV, from the coding sequence ATGGCTCTTTATAAAGATCAGTTTAACGGCAGGTATGATTTTCCTGTCTATGAAGGCGCTGCACGTAAATTTGTGGTGATCGCGTCGACGGGGCGCTCAGGAAGTCACATGTTAGGTCATGTGATGCATGAGACCGGTGCCTTTGGAGCTCCCTTTGAATACTTTAACCTGGAGAACCTCTTGGAGTGGAAGCGGATCTTCGGCGCGCGAAGCACCGATGATGTCATCCATCGCTTGATGGCTAAGAGAACTTCAGAGAATGGAGTTTTTTCGATGAAGTTGCACTACTCGCATTTGCTACGCTTCGGTGGGATCGATGCCTTCATGGAGCGATTTCCCGGTGCGAGATTCATTATGCTTGAGAGGCAGGACGTCTTGAGGCAGGCGGTCTCGACGGTAATCGCCAGGCAGACGGGTGTTTGGATTGCGGGGCAGGAAGGCAGCGGGCAAAAGCCTGTTTATGACGCCGCTGCAATTGATAAGGCATTGGGCGAGATTATTTTGGATACGGCATCCTGGAGATATGATCTTAGCACTCGAGGTTTGCGGAAGGCGGAATTGCGCTTTGAAGATTTTTGCGGTGATGTTCCCGGCGGGATCCAAGGGATTGCTGACTTTTGTGAAGTCAATTTACCAACACTTCCGGAAACCCCCGTCACTACCAAGCAGTCTGGTGCGATCAATGCCGAGTGGGCCGAACGATTTATACGTGAGAACGCAGGTGGCTCATTAATACGTCGCAGATGGGAGTTGTTAAAACGTTTGGTTTAG
- a CDS encoding polysaccharide pyruvyl transferase family protein — translation MGVVKTFGLAKRGEAPMNQVLRVRRIVKRSVVLPLWRWIGLPFCGVVSRILRRSGSQGVPLVWFDVENWGDALNPWLVERLSGSSISQVKIPCRMHYLAIGSVMDRVTQYSEVWGSGFIEEGQTLLAHPVAVHAVRGPLTREALRKQGVECPEVYGDPALLMPFFYDPDVSESYEYGIIPHFVDKANPWVKAQSERSDVLVIDIESGIEEFVRQLKSCRKILSSSLHGLICADAYGKPNVWLGLSDRVIGGAFKFDDYRLAIGAERPRRIDVRADDSVDEVVAHAERYPVELDLLQLIRACPFLSPELAKAVADAGAIEELRPLLAVDAGGHNG, via the coding sequence ATGGGAGTTGTTAAAACGTTTGGTTTAGCAAAACGGGGAGAAGCGCCCATGAATCAAGTTTTGAGAGTTCGTCGAATAGTGAAGCGAAGTGTTGTTCTGCCGCTGTGGCGGTGGATTGGGCTTCCTTTTTGCGGTGTCGTCTCGAGGATTCTGCGCAGAAGCGGGTCTCAAGGGGTTCCTTTGGTTTGGTTTGACGTGGAGAACTGGGGCGATGCGCTGAACCCATGGTTGGTAGAGCGTTTGTCAGGAAGTTCGATATCCCAGGTGAAGATCCCTTGCCGGATGCACTATCTTGCGATCGGAAGCGTGATGGACCGAGTGACCCAGTATTCCGAGGTATGGGGGAGTGGCTTCATCGAAGAGGGGCAAACGCTTTTAGCACATCCTGTGGCGGTACATGCGGTGCGTGGCCCATTGACTCGTGAAGCACTGAGGAAGCAAGGGGTGGAGTGTCCTGAGGTGTATGGCGATCCGGCTTTACTAATGCCATTCTTCTATGACCCTGATGTTAGTGAATCATATGAGTATGGGATCATTCCTCATTTTGTAGATAAGGCGAACCCGTGGGTAAAAGCGCAGAGCGAGCGCTCCGACGTGTTGGTGATTGATATCGAATCAGGGATTGAGGAGTTTGTTCGTCAGTTGAAGTCGTGTCGGAAGATTTTGTCCAGTTCGCTGCACGGGCTGATTTGTGCGGATGCCTATGGAAAGCCCAATGTATGGTTAGGCCTGTCGGATCGGGTTATCGGAGGTGCGTTCAAATTTGACGACTATCGGTTGGCGATTGGCGCCGAGCGTCCGCGTCGGATCGACGTGAGAGCTGACGATTCCGTTGATGAGGTGGTGGCTCACGCCGAGCGGTATCCGGTGGAACTCGACTTGCTTCAGTTGATCAGAGCTTGTCCGTTTTTGAGTCCGGAATTAGCCAAAGCGGTGGCAGATGCAGGGGCGATCGAGGAGTTGCGTCCTTTGTTGGCGGTAGATGCTGGAGGTCACAATGGGTAG
- a CDS encoding glycosyltransferase family 2 protein has translation MLEVTMGSDAIASGGGIALCVTTCRRDEGLERLLASISDLDDLEQVPLTVVVVDNAGSLEAKRISECWGRKHGISVRYAHESQRGISYARNRALREVPEDAEFVAFLDDDEVATPGWLTAMMEGVNRFNADVWNGPVLSEYPADTPDWVMRGKFHERPRRASGTARDRANTGNVMFRRSLLDRLDLWFDPELARSGGEDDDFFGRAVVAGAKIVWVDDAVVYERLEQARVSAKWILRRAYQYGYASTVIRRKRGGAGRMGAALVKACARVFLTPLTFWVGLLRVEWGVKAVGSGARGLGVFAALLGKDYKGY, from the coding sequence ATGCTGGAGGTCACAATGGGTAGCGATGCGATTGCCAGCGGGGGGGGCATTGCTCTTTGTGTTACCACCTGTCGACGAGATGAGGGGCTCGAGAGGTTGCTGGCGAGTATCTCCGATCTGGATGATTTGGAGCAGGTTCCTTTGACCGTGGTGGTTGTGGACAACGCAGGAAGTTTGGAAGCAAAGCGAATCAGCGAGTGCTGGGGAAGGAAGCACGGTATTTCGGTGCGTTACGCGCATGAGTCCCAACGAGGGATTTCGTACGCTCGGAATCGGGCGCTTCGCGAGGTTCCGGAGGATGCTGAGTTTGTGGCATTTCTGGATGATGACGAGGTGGCCACCCCGGGGTGGTTGACTGCGATGATGGAGGGCGTGAATCGCTTTAATGCCGATGTGTGGAATGGGCCTGTGTTGTCCGAATATCCGGCGGACACGCCAGATTGGGTGATGCGAGGAAAGTTTCACGAGCGGCCGCGTCGGGCAAGCGGGACTGCCAGGGATAGGGCAAACACGGGGAATGTGATGTTTCGCAGGTCCCTTCTGGATCGCTTGGATCTGTGGTTCGACCCCGAGTTGGCTCGCTCGGGAGGGGAGGATGACGACTTCTTTGGCAGGGCTGTCGTGGCGGGGGCTAAGATTGTTTGGGTCGATGATGCGGTGGTCTACGAGCGGTTGGAGCAGGCGCGGGTATCGGCGAAGTGGATTTTACGTCGGGCATACCAGTATGGCTATGCGAGCACGGTGATACGGCGGAAGCGAGGTGGGGCAGGTAGAATGGGTGCGGCCTTGGTGAAGGCGTGTGCGAGAGTTTTCCTGACGCCTCTCACGTTTTGGGTCGGGCTTTTGAGGGTTGAATGGGGGGTGAAAGCGGTGGGCTCGGGTGCCCGAGGGCTCGGAGTTTTCGCCGCTTTACTGGGAAAAGATTACAAAGGGTACTGA
- a CDS encoding glycosyltransferase produces MKVLMVHNLYRVRGGEDESFACESKGLEAAGHSVRRLVFDSSKMSFFERALLPLVQIWSLKGYREVARAVEEFQPDVVHFQNTFPLVSRSAYFACRRAKVPVVQSLRNFRFLCPGDRVFFPGQEVAGERSYGCGSLRASYYKGSALATGFLKLGNWLHRKMGTVEMDGVTYVAPSSFVRSQFVEGGWNPDRIRVKPNVVPPSGEGRLNRTRSGAVFVGRLSEEKGLRELLNAWEHVDSDQPLTIIGDGPLVGEVEAAAEQDRRIRYLGRLKLEDALQHVAEARVLVQLSNCCETFGRSIAEAFSVGTPVIASVGGAFEELVDRSRGGLLPPEQDHMCARAISRLLDMPEAEWDKLSDGAREFYRLTLSPDLVTEQLVDVYRRAINNKNVR; encoded by the coding sequence ATGAAAGTGTTGATGGTTCATAACCTCTACCGAGTGAGGGGAGGGGAGGACGAATCGTTTGCGTGCGAGTCGAAGGGGCTAGAGGCGGCCGGGCACTCGGTAAGGCGGTTGGTGTTCGACAGTTCGAAGATGTCGTTTTTCGAACGAGCGCTGCTGCCATTGGTGCAGATTTGGTCGTTGAAAGGGTATCGTGAGGTGGCCCGGGCGGTTGAGGAGTTTCAGCCTGACGTGGTGCACTTTCAGAACACATTCCCGCTGGTATCGAGATCCGCGTATTTTGCGTGCCGCCGGGCCAAGGTTCCTGTGGTTCAGTCATTGAGAAACTTTCGCTTCTTGTGTCCGGGAGACCGGGTCTTCTTTCCTGGGCAAGAGGTTGCGGGAGAGCGGAGCTACGGCTGTGGTAGCTTGCGCGCGAGTTACTACAAAGGTTCCGCTCTGGCGACTGGGTTCCTGAAGCTGGGCAATTGGCTGCACCGGAAGATGGGAACGGTTGAGATGGATGGGGTGACGTATGTGGCTCCCTCATCTTTTGTTAGATCTCAGTTTGTCGAGGGTGGGTGGAATCCAGATCGGATTCGAGTGAAGCCCAATGTGGTGCCCCCGTCTGGAGAAGGGCGTTTGAATAGGACACGATCCGGGGCGGTTTTTGTTGGTCGACTCTCTGAGGAGAAGGGACTTCGCGAACTTCTCAATGCCTGGGAGCATGTGGACAGCGATCAGCCACTCACCATCATAGGCGATGGGCCGCTGGTCGGTGAGGTGGAGGCGGCCGCTGAGCAGGATCGGAGGATTCGGTATCTCGGACGGTTGAAGCTGGAGGATGCGTTGCAACATGTCGCTGAAGCACGGGTTTTGGTTCAGCTGTCTAATTGTTGCGAGACTTTCGGGCGATCGATCGCCGAAGCGTTTTCAGTGGGCACACCTGTGATTGCCTCTGTTGGTGGGGCATTTGAAGAATTGGTGGATCGCTCTCGGGGCGGATTGCTTCCGCCTGAGCAGGATCACATGTGTGCTCGGGCGATTTCCCGTTTGTTGGACATGCCTGAGGCGGAGTGGGACAAGTTGTCAGATGGGGCGCGGGAGTTCTATCGATTGACACTGAGCCCGGATCTGGTTACCGAGCAGTTGGTGGATGTGTACCGGCGAGCGATAAACAACAAAAATGTACGATGA
- a CDS encoding exosortase/archaeosortase family protein codes for MMMTSSDSNRKVAWGPVAIVLACLVVMFGFQGYATGYMFERDTLASLMAHGYQVDGAEWGFGWFVLPAIAVLLWLTRDRYKDLAIEPSPKIGAALLVLGFFLYFGGYKANQQYFGYAAGQVIAAGCIFWFLGKRWFFQAFWLWCLLGMLWPLRFLIEPVSFPLQLVMVKISAGAFNLLGDPAVANGTAITTTKIDPITGETIRLNVAAACSGLRSLFALTMIGLIFSYVVLKKNWQRVVFMCMVPVFTIAGNFVRMMMLYFGAAAKGSEWAIGQGEKDPSKFHIYAGLAVFVVALLCMISVGDLLNRGGKMFKRRKTVVRSVKRGQSATTPVPAEGNDEASK; via the coding sequence ATGATGATGACTTCTTCTGACTCGAATCGAAAAGTTGCCTGGGGTCCGGTGGCGATTGTGCTGGCCTGTTTGGTGGTGATGTTTGGCTTTCAGGGGTATGCGACGGGCTACATGTTCGAGCGCGATACGCTGGCGTCTTTGATGGCGCATGGCTATCAGGTGGATGGCGCTGAGTGGGGGTTCGGGTGGTTTGTTCTGCCTGCGATTGCGGTGTTGCTGTGGCTTACGCGTGATCGTTACAAGGACCTGGCGATCGAGCCATCGCCGAAGATAGGAGCGGCGTTGTTGGTGCTCGGGTTTTTCCTCTACTTCGGTGGGTACAAAGCGAACCAGCAGTACTTCGGCTATGCGGCGGGCCAAGTGATTGCCGCTGGGTGTATTTTCTGGTTCCTGGGCAAGCGCTGGTTTTTCCAAGCGTTTTGGCTTTGGTGTTTGCTCGGGATGCTGTGGCCTCTTCGCTTCCTGATCGAGCCGGTGAGCTTCCCGTTGCAGTTGGTGATGGTGAAGATTTCGGCCGGGGCGTTTAACTTGCTGGGCGATCCGGCGGTGGCCAACGGTACGGCCATCACGACGACCAAGATTGACCCGATCACGGGCGAGACGATCCGCCTCAATGTGGCGGCGGCGTGTAGTGGTCTGCGCTCGCTTTTCGCGCTGACAATGATCGGACTGATCTTCAGCTATGTGGTGCTGAAGAAGAACTGGCAGCGTGTTGTGTTCATGTGCATGGTGCCGGTTTTCACAATCGCGGGCAACTTTGTGCGGATGATGATGCTGTACTTCGGTGCGGCGGCGAAGGGGAGCGAATGGGCGATTGGCCAGGGAGAGAAGGATCCGTCGAAGTTCCACATTTACGCAGGTTTGGCGGTGTTTGTGGTGGCGCTGCTTTGCATGATCTCGGTGGGCGACTTGCTCAACCGTGGCGGCAAGATGTTCAAGCGCCGCAAGACGGTGGTGCGGAGCGTGAAGCGGGGGCAATCGGCAACGACTCCGGTGCCCGCGGAAGGAAATGATGAGGCGTCGAAGTAG